The following proteins come from a genomic window of Streptococcus pneumoniae:
- a CDS encoding DUF438 domain-containing protein: MADERIHVLRDILLELHNGASPESVQERFDATFAGVSAIEISLMEHELMNSDSGVTFEDVMELCDVHANLFKNAIKGVEVSDTEHPGHPVRVFKEENLALRAALIRIRRLLDTYESMEDEEMLAEMRKGLVRQMGLVGQFDIHYQRKEELFFPIMERYGHDSPPKVMWGVDDQIRELFQTALTTAKSLPEVSISSVKEAFEAFATEFESMIFKEESILLMILLESFTQDDWLQIAEESDAYGYAIIRPSEKWVPERQIFIEEKIAEEPVQLDTAEGQVQQVIDTPEGHFTITFTPKEKEAVLDRHSQQAFGNGYLSVEQANLILNHLPMEITFVNKEDIFQYYNDNTPADEMIFKRTPSQVGRNVELCHPPKYLDKVKAIMKGLREGTKDKYEMWFKSESRGKFVHITYAAVHDEDGEFQGVLEYVQDIQPYREIDTDYFRGLE, translated from the coding sequence ATGGCAGATGAACGGATTCATGTCCTACGGGATATTTTATTAGAATTGCATAATGGCGCCTCTCCTGAGTCGGTTCAGGAGCGTTTTGATGCGACCTTTGCGGGTGTCTCAGCCATTGAGATTTCCCTTATGGAGCACGAGCTGATGAACTCGGATTCGGGCGTCACTTTTGAAGATGTTATGGAACTCTGTGATGTCCATGCCAATCTTTTTAAAAATGCTATCAAAGGTGTCGAAGTTTCAGATACTGAGCATCCAGGTCACCCAGTTCGTGTCTTCAAAGAAGAAAATCTGGCTCTCCGTGCGGCCTTGATTCGCATTCGTAGATTGTTAGATACCTATGAGTCTATGGAAGACGAGGAAATGCTGGCGGAGATGCGTAAGGGTTTGGTGCGTCAGATGGGACTTGTGGGTCAATTTGACATCCATTACCAACGTAAGGAAGAACTCTTCTTTCCTATCATGGAGCGCTATGGACACGATTCACCTCCCAAAGTTATGTGGGGAGTGGATGATCAGATTAGGGAACTCTTTCAAACAGCTCTAACGACAGCCAAGTCACTACCAGAAGTGTCAATTAGCAGTGTAAAGGAAGCTTTTGAAGCTTTTGCGACAGAGTTTGAAAGTATGATTTTCAAGGAAGAGTCCATCCTGCTCATGATTCTCCTTGAGTCTTTTACTCAGGATGACTGGCTTCAGATTGCGGAGGAGAGTGATGCCTATGGCTATGCCATCATCCGTCCGTCAGAGAAATGGGTGCCAGAACGACAGATCTTTATTGAGGAAAAGATTGCAGAGGAGCCTGTACAACTAGATACGGCAGAAGGTCAAGTTCAACAAGTCATAGATACGCCAGAAGGCCATTTTACCATTACCTTTACCCCTAAGGAAAAGGAAGCTGTGCTGGACCGCCATAGTCAACAGGCTTTTGGTAATGGCTATCTTTCAGTCGAGCAGGCCAATCTCATCCTCAATCATCTCCCTATGGAGATTACCTTTGTCAATAAAGAAGATATTTTCCAGTATTACAATGACAATACGCCAGCTGATGAGATGATTTTCAAACGGACGCCGTCCCAAGTCGGGCGCAATGTCGAACTCTGTCATCCGCCTAAGTATTTGGACAAGGTCAAGGCTATCATGAAGGGACTTCGTGAGGGGACCAAGGACAAGTATGAAATGTGGTTCAAGTCTGAGTCGCGAGGTAAGTTTGTCCACATCACCTATGCTGCAGTACACGATGAAGACGGAGAATTCCAAGGAGTGTTGGAGTATGTTCAGGATATCCAGCCCTACCGTGAGATTGATACGGACTATTTTCGTGGATTAGAATAA
- a CDS encoding DUF1858 domain-containing protein → MDNIIDVSIPVAEVVDKHPEVLEILVELGFKPLANPLMRNTVGRKVSLKQGSKLAGTPMDKIVRTLEANGYEVIGLD, encoded by the coding sequence ATGGACAATATCATCGATGTGTCAATTCCTGTTGCAGAAGTGGTGGACAAGCATCCAGAAGTCTTGGAAATTCTAGTGGAGTTGGGTTTTAAACCCCTTGCCAATCCCTTAATGCGCAATACAGTTGGTCGTAAAGTATCACTTAAACAGGGTTCTAAGCTAGCAGGAACTCCTATGGACAAGATTGTACGCACACTGGAAGCGAATGGCTACGAAGTGATTGGATTAGACTAA
- the rbfA gene encoding 30S ribosome-binding factor RbfA, which yields MANHFRTDRVGMEIKREVNEILQKKVRDPRVQGVTITDVQMLGDLSVAKVYYTILSNLASDNQKAQIGLEKATGTIKRELGRNLKLYKIPDLTFVKDESIEYGNKIDEMLRNLDKN from the coding sequence ATGGCAAATCATTTCCGTACAGATCGTGTGGGCATGGAAATCAAGCGTGAAGTCAATGAGATTTTGCAAAAGAAAGTCCGTGATCCACGTGTCCAAGGTGTGACCATCACAGATGTTCAGATGCTGGGTGACTTGTCTGTTGCCAAGGTTTATTACACCATTTTGAGTAACCTTGCTTCGGATAACCAAAAAGCCCAAATCGGGCTTGAAAAAGCAACTGGTACCATCAAACGTGAACTTGGTCGCAATTTGAAATTGTACAAAATCCCAGATTTGACCTTCGTCAAAGACGAGTCCATCGAGTATGGAAACAAGATTGACGAGATGCTACGCAATCTGGATAAGAACTAA
- the infB gene encoding translation initiation factor IF-2, translating into MSKKRLYEIAKELGKESKEVVARAKELGLDVKSHSSSVEEAVAAKIAASFKPAAAPKVEAKPAAPKVSAEKKAEKSEPAKPAVAKEEAKPAEPVAPKTEKVAAKPQSRNFKAEREARAKEQAERRKQNKGNNRDQQQNGNRQKNDGRNGGKQGQSNRDNRRFNDQAKKQQGQQKRRNERRQQEDKRSNQVAPRIDFKARAAALKAEQNAEYARSSEERFKQYQAAKEALAQANKRKEPEEIFEEAAKLAEQAQQVQAVVEVVPEKKEPAVDTRRKKQARPDKNRDDYDHEEDGPRKQQKNRSSQNQVRNQKNSNWNNNKKNKKGNNKNNRNQTPKPVTERKFHELPTEFEYTDGMTVAEIAKRIKREPAEIVKKLFMMGVMATQNQSLDGETIELLMVDYGIEAKQKVEVDNADIERFFVEDGYLNEDELVERPPVVTIMGHVDHGKTTLLDTLRNSRVATGEAGGITQHIGAYQIVENGKKITFLDTPGHAAFTSMRARGASVTDITILVVAADDGVMPQTIEAINHSKAANVPIIVAINKIDKPGANPERVIGELAEHGVMSTAWGGDSEFVEISAKFNQNIEELLETVLLVAEIQELKADPTVRAIGTVIEARLDKGKGAVATLLVQQGTLNVQDPIVVGNTFGRVRAMTNDLGRRVKVAGPSTPVSITGLNEAPMAGDHFAVYEDEKSARAAGEERAKRALMKQRQATQRVSLENLFDTLKAGELKSVNVIIKADVQGSVEALSASLQKIDVEGVKVTIVHSAVGAINESDVTLAEASNAFIVGFNVRPTPQARQQAEADDVEIRLHSIIYKVIEEMEEAMKGMLDPEFEEKVIGEAVIRETFKVSKVGTIGGFMVINGKVARDSKVRVIRDGVVIYDGELASLKHYKDDVKEVTNGREGGLMIDCYNDIKMDDVIEAYVMEEIKR; encoded by the coding sequence TTGTCTAAGAAAAGATTGTACGAAATCGCAAAAGAACTTGGAAAAGAAAGTAAAGAAGTTGTAGCGCGTGCAAAAGAGTTGGGCTTGGATGTGAAAAGCCACTCATCAAGTGTGGAAGAAGCTGTCGCTGCAAAAATTGCTGCCAGCTTTAAGCCTGCAGCTGCTCCGAAAGTAGAAGCAAAACCTGCAGCACCAAAAGTAAGTGCAGAAAAGAAAGCCGAAAAATCTGAGCCAGCTAAACCAGCTGTAGCTAAGGAAGAGGCAAAACCGGCTGAGCCAGTTGCTCCGAAAACAGAAAAAGTAGCAGCGAAACCGCAAAGCCGTAATTTCAAGGCTGAGCGTGAAGCCCGTGCTAAAGAGCAGGCAGAACGACGCAAGCAAAATAAGGGCAATAACCGTGACCAACAACAAAACGGAAACCGTCAGAAAAACGACGGCCGTAATGGTGGAAAACAAGGTCAAAGCAACCGCGACAATCGTCGCTTTAATGACCAAGCTAAGAAGCAGCAAGGTCAGCAAAAACGTAGAAATGAGCGCCGTCAGCAAGAGGACAAACGTTCAAATCAAGTGGCTCCACGTATTGACTTTAAAGCCCGTGCAGCAGCCCTAAAAGCAGAGCAAAATGCAGAGTACGCTCGTTCAAGTGAGGAACGCTTCAAGCAGTATCAGGCTGCTAAAGAAGCCTTGGCTCAAGCTAACAAACGCAAGGAACCAGAGGAAATCTTTGAAGAAGCGGCTAAGTTAGCTGAACAAGCACAGCAAGTTCAAGCAGTGGTTGAAGTCGTCCCTGAGAAAAAAGAACCTGCAGTGGATACACGTCGTAAAAAACAAGCTCGACCAGACAAAAATCGTGACGATTATGATCATGAAGAAGATGGTCCTAGAAAACAACAAAAGAATCGAAGTAGTCAAAATCAAGTGAGAAATCAAAAGAATAGTAACTGGAATAACAACAAAAAGAACAAAAAAGGCAATAACAAGAACAACCGTAATCAGACTCCAAAACCTGTTACGGAGCGTAAATTCCATGAATTGCCAACAGAATTTGAATATACAGATGGTATGACCGTTGCGGAAATCGCAAAACGTATCAAACGTGAACCAGCTGAAATCGTTAAGAAACTTTTCATGATGGGTGTCATGGCCACACAAAACCAATCCTTGGATGGGGAAACAATTGAACTCCTCATGGTGGATTACGGTATCGAAGCCAAACAAAAGGTTGAAGTGGATAATGCTGACATCGAACGTTTCTTTGTCGAAGATGGTTATCTCAATGAAGATGAATTGGTTGAGCGTCCACCAGTTGTTACTATCATGGGACACGTTGACCACGGTAAAACAACCCTTTTGGATACTCTTCGTAACTCACGTGTTGCGACAGGTGAAGCAGGTGGTATTACTCAGCATATCGGTGCCTACCAAATCGTGGAAAATGGTAAGAAGATTACCTTCCTTGATACACCAGGACACGCGGCCTTTACATCAATGCGTGCGCGTGGTGCTTCTGTTACCGATATTACGATCTTGGTCGTAGCGGCAGATGACGGGGTTATGCCTCAGACTATTGAAGCCATCAACCACTCAAAAGCAGCTAACGTTCCAATCATCGTAGCCATTAACAAGATTGATAAACCAGGTGCTAACCCAGAACGCGTTATCGGTGAATTGGCAGAGCATGGTGTGATGTCAACCGCTTGGGGTGGAGATTCTGAATTTGTTGAAATCTCAGCTAAATTCAACCAAAATATCGAAGAATTGTTGGAAACAGTCCTTCTTGTAGCTGAAATCCAAGAACTCAAGGCAGACCCAACAGTGCGTGCAATCGGTACGGTTATCGAAGCGCGCTTGGATAAAGGAAAAGGTGCGGTCGCAACCCTTCTTGTACAACAAGGTACCTTGAATGTTCAAGACCCAATCGTTGTCGGAAATACCTTCGGTCGTGTCCGTGCTATGACCAACGACCTTGGTCGTCGTGTTAAAGTTGCTGGACCATCAACACCAGTCTCTATCACAGGTTTGAACGAAGCACCGATGGCGGGTGACCACTTTGCCGTTTACGAGGATGAAAAATCTGCGCGTGCAGCAGGTGAAGAGCGTGCCAAACGTGCCCTCATGAAACAACGTCAAGCTACCCAACGTGTTAGCCTTGAAAACCTCTTTGATACCCTTAAAGCTGGGGAACTCAAATCTGTTAATGTTATCATCAAGGCTGATGTACAAGGTTCTGTTGAAGCCCTTTCTGCCTCACTTCAAAAGATTGACGTGGAAGGTGTCAAAGTGACTATCGTCCACTCAGCGGTCGGTGCTATCAACGAATCAGACGTGACCCTTGCCGAAGCTTCAAATGCCTTTATCGTTGGTTTCAACGTACGCCCTACACCACAAGCTCGTCAACAAGCAGAAGCTGACGATGTGGAAATCCGTCTTCACAGCATTATCTACAAGGTTATCGAAGAGATGGAAGAAGCTATGAAAGGGATGCTTGATCCAGAATTTGAAGAAAAAGTTATTGGTGAAGCGGTTATCCGTGAAACCTTCAAGGTGTCTAAAGTGGGAACTATCGGTGGATTTATGGTTATCAACGGTAAGGTTGCCCGTGACTCTAAAGTCCGTGTTATCCGTGATGGTGTCGTTATCTATGATGGTGAACTCGCAAGCTTGAAACACTATAAAGACGACGTTAAGGAAGTTACAAACGGCCGTGAAGGTGGATTGATGATCGACTGCTACAATGATATTAAGATGGATGATGTGATTGAGGCGTATGTCATGGAAGAAATCAAGAGATAA
- a CDS encoding YlxQ-related RNA-binding protein — MNKQKISNLLGLAQRAGRIISGEELVVKAIQDGKAKLVFLAHDAGPNLTKKIQDKSHYYQVEIVTVFSTLELSIAVGKSRKVLAVTDAGFTKKMRSLME; from the coding sequence TTGAATAAGCAAAAGATAAGTAATCTCTTGGGGCTTGCTCAGCGAGCAGGGCGCATCATATCGGGTGAAGAATTGGTGGTCAAGGCCATTCAAGACGGCAAGGCCAAGTTGGTCTTTCTAGCTCATGATGCTGGACCCAATCTGACCAAGAAGATTCAAGATAAAAGTCATTATTATCAAGTAGAAATTGTAACCGTGTTTTCAACACTGGAATTAAGCATAGCAGTCGGGAAATCGAGAAAGGTTTTGGCTGTAACAGATGCTGGATTTACAAAGAAAATGAGGTCTCTTATGGAATAG
- the rnpM gene encoding RNase P modulator RnpM: MKTRKIPLRKSVVSNEVIDKRDLLRIVKNKEGQVFIDPTGKANGRGAYIKLDNAEALEAKKKKVFNRSFSMEVEESFYDELIAYVDHKVKRRELGLE, from the coding sequence ATGAAAACAAGAAAAATCCCTTTGCGCAAGTCTGTTGTGTCTAACGAAGTGATTGATAAGCGTGATTTGCTCCGCATTGTCAAGAACAAGGAAGGACAAGTCTTTATTGATCCTACGGGCAAGGCCAATGGCCGCGGCGCTTATATCAAACTAGACAATGCAGAAGCCCTAGAGGCGAAAAAGAAGAAGGTCTTTAACCGCAGTTTTAGCATGGAAGTGGAAGAAAGCTTTTATGACGAGTTGATCGCTTATGTGGATCACAAAGTGAAAAGAAGAGAGTTGGGACTTGAATAA
- the nusA gene encoding transcription termination factor NusA — MSKEMLEAFRILEEDKGIKKEDIIDAVVESLRSAYRRRYGQSDSVAIDFNEKTGDFTVYTVREVVDEVFDSRLEISLKDALAINSAYELGDKIKFEEAPAEFGRVAAQSAKQTIMEKMRKQTRAITYNTYKEHEQEIMSGTVERFDNRFIYVNLGSIEAQLSKQDQIPGEVFASHDRIEVYVYKVEDNPRGVNVFVSRSHPEMIKRLMEQEIPEVYDGTVEIMSVAREAGDRTKVAVRSHNPNVDAIGTIVGRGGANIKKITSKFHPARYDAKNDRMVPIEENIDVIEWVADPAEFIYNAIAPAEVDQVIFDENDSKRALVVVPDNKLSLAIGRRGQNVRLAAHLTGYRIDIKSASEFEAMEDAASVELEVENDTVEE; from the coding sequence ATGAGTAAAGAAATGCTAGAGGCCTTCCGCATTTTGGAAGAAGACAAGGGAATCAAAAAAGAAGACATCATCGACGCAGTAGTAGAGTCGCTTCGTTCCGCTTATCGCAGACGCTATGGTCAGTCAGACAGCGTAGCTATTGACTTCAACGAAAAAACAGGTGACTTTACAGTTTATACTGTCCGTGAAGTTGTTGATGAAGTATTTGATAGCCGTTTGGAAATCAGCTTGAAAGATGCTCTTGCCATTAATTCAGCTTATGAACTTGGAGACAAAATCAAGTTTGAAGAAGCACCAGCTGAGTTTGGTCGTGTAGCAGCCCAATCTGCCAAACAAACCATCATGGAAAAAATGCGCAAGCAAACACGTGCCATCACTTACAATACTTACAAAGAACATGAGCAAGAAATCATGTCTGGTACAGTAGAACGCTTTGACAACCGCTTTATCTATGTCAACCTTGGTAGCATCGAAGCCCAATTGTCAAAACAAGACCAAATTCCTGGAGAAGTTTTTGCTTCTCATGATCGTATCGAAGTTTATGTTTACAAGGTTGAAGACAACCCTCGTGGTGTGAACGTCTTTGTTAGCCGTAGCCATCCAGAAATGATCAAACGTTTGATGGAGCAAGAAATTCCAGAAGTTTATGATGGAACTGTTGAAATCATGAGCGTGGCTCGTGAAGCAGGTGACCGTACGAAGGTTGCTGTTCGTAGCCACAATCCAAACGTGGATGCTATCGGTACAATCGTTGGACGTGGTGGTGCTAATATCAAGAAGATTACTAGCAAATTCCACCCAGCTCGTTACGATGCTAAAAATGATCGCATGGTACCAATCGAAGAAAATATCGATGTTATCGAGTGGGTAGCAGATCCAGCTGAATTTATCTACAATGCCATCGCTCCTGCTGAGGTTGACCAAGTTATCTTTGATGAAAACGACAGCAAACGTGCCTTGGTGGTTGTTCCAGATAACAAGCTTTCTCTTGCCATTGGTCGTCGTGGACAAAACGTGCGCTTGGCGGCTCACTTGACTGGTTACCGTATCGATATCAAGTCTGCTAGCGAATTTGAAGCCATGGAAGACGCTGCTTCAGTAGAGTTGGAAGTAGAAAACGATACTGTAGAAGAATAA
- the rimP gene encoding ribosome maturation factor RimP → MDAIATIVELVREVVEPVIEAPFELVDIEYGKIGSDMILSIFVDKPEGITLNDTADLTEIISPVLDTIKPDPFPEQYFLEITSPGLERPLKTKDAVAGAVGKYIHVGLYQAIDKQKVFEGTLLAFEEDELTMEYMDKTRKKTVQIPYSLVSKARLAVKL, encoded by the coding sequence GTGGACGCAATCGCAACAATCGTAGAATTAGTCAGAGAAGTTGTAGAACCTGTCATAGAAGCTCCTTTTGAACTCGTGGATATCGAGTATGGAAAGATTGGCAGTGACATGATTCTCAGTATTTTTGTAGATAAACCCGAAGGAATTACCTTGAACGACACGGCAGACTTGACAGAAATTATCAGTCCTGTCCTAGACACCATCAAGCCAGATCCCTTCCCAGAACAATATTTCCTAGAAATTACCAGTCCAGGTTTGGAACGCCCTTTGAAAACCAAGGATGCCGTCGCTGGAGCGGTTGGAAAATACATCCATGTCGGGCTCTACCAAGCCATCGATAAGCAAAAGGTCTTTGAAGGAACCTTGTTGGCCTTCGAAGAGGACGAGTTGACTATGGAATATATGGACAAGACGCGTAAGAAAACCGTCCAAATTCCATACAGTTTAGTATCAAAAGCACGTTTAGCAGTTAAATTATAG
- the trmB gene encoding tRNA (guanosine(46)-N7)-methyltransferase TrmB: MRVRNRKGATELLEANPQYVVLNPLEAKAKWRDLFGNDNPIHVEVGSGKGAFVSGMAKQNPDINYIGIDIQKSVLSYALDKVLEVGVPNIKLLWVDGSDLTDYFEDGEIDRLYLNFSDPWPKKRHEKRRLTYKTFLDTFKRILPENGEIHFKTDNRGLFEYSLVSFSQYGMKLNGVWLDLHASDFEGNVMTEYEQKFSNKGQVIYRVEAEF; the protein is encoded by the coding sequence ATGAGAGTTAGAAATCGTAAAGGGGCAACAGAATTACTAGAGGCAAATCCCCAGTATGTGGTCCTCAATCCCTTGGAAGCCAAGGCAAAATGGCGGGACTTGTTTGGCAATGATAATCCCATTCATGTGGAAGTTGGAAGTGGAAAGGGTGCCTTTGTTTCAGGTATGGCCAAGCAAAACCCTGACATCAACTATATCGGGATTGATATTCAAAAGTCTGTTTTGAGCTACGCTTTGGACAAGGTGCTTGAAGTTGGAGTGCCTAACATCAAGCTCTTGTGGGTAGATGGTTCTGACTTAACTGACTATTTTGAAGACGGTGAGATTGATCGCTTGTATCTGAACTTTTCAGATCCATGGCCGAAAAAACGCCATGAAAAGCGTCGTTTGACCTACAAGACCTTCTTGGATACCTTCAAACGTATCTTGCCTGAAAATGGAGAAATTCATTTCAAGACGGATAACCGTGGCTTGTTTGAGTACAGTTTAGTGAGCTTTTCTCAATATGGCATGAAACTCAATGGTGTCTGGTTAGATTTGCATGCCAGTGATTTTGAAGGCAATGTCATGACAGAATACGAGCAAAAATTCTCAAACAAGGGGCAAGTTATCTACCGAGTTGAGGCAGAATTTTAA
- the ccrZ gene encoding cell cycle regulator CcrZ has product MDLGDNELTLTPIPGKSGKAYMGSYPDGKRIFVKMNTSPILPGLAREQIAPQLLWSRRLADGRDMCAQEWLTGKILTPYDMNRKQIVNILTRLHRSRPLMTQLSRLGYAMETPVDLLQSWQETAPDALRKNHFISEVMADLRQTIPGFREDHATIVHGDVRHSNWIETDSGLIYLVDWDSVRLTDRMFDVAHMLCHYISEHQWKEWLTYYGYKYNQTVLSKLYWYGQLSYLSQISKYYMNQDLENVNREIHGLRHFRDKYGKRR; this is encoded by the coding sequence ATGGATTTGGGTGATAATGAGCTAACACTGACTCCCATACCTGGGAAAAGTGGCAAGGCTTATATGGGTAGCTATCCTGACGGGAAGCGCATCTTTGTAAAAATGAACACCTCTCCAATCCTACCTGGTCTAGCTAGAGAACAAATTGCTCCACAATTATTATGGAGTCGTCGTTTGGCAGATGGGCGTGATATGTGTGCTCAAGAATGGTTGACAGGCAAGATATTGACCCCCTATGATATGAATCGTAAGCAAATCGTCAATATTTTAACCCGTCTTCATCGCTCACGTCCGTTGATGACACAATTGAGTCGTTTGGGCTATGCCATGGAAACACCTGTAGATTTACTACAGTCTTGGCAGGAAACGGCTCCAGATGCTTTGCGTAAAAATCATTTTATCAGTGAAGTGATGGCTGATTTACGTCAGACTATTCCAGGATTTAGAGAGGACCATGCGACCATTGTCCATGGAGATGTACGACATAGTAATTGGATTGAGACAGATAGTGGCTTGATTTATTTAGTAGATTGGGATTCGGTTCGCTTGACCGATCGCATGTTTGATGTGGCCCATATGCTCTGCCATTATATTTCAGAACATCAGTGGAAGGAATGGTTGACCTACTACGGTTACAAGTACAATCAAACGGTATTAAGTAAATTGTATTGGTATGGTCAATTGTCTTATTTGAGTCAGATTTCCAAGTATTATATGAACCAAGATTTAGAAAATGTCAATCGGGAGATTCATGGTTTGCGTCATTTCCGAGACAAGTATGGAAAGAGAAGATGA
- a CDS encoding CPBP family intramembrane glutamic endopeptidase, whose product MEFFDKFHALCFGFLVLIIVITVPYTINHGGFFQNESALILVSLLVTSLSVAYARKFEMISFGMLSKKQLLLFIAIFLLSVLETLVYIHFFAVSSGSGVQHLAEVSRGISLSLILTTSVFGPIQEELIFRGLLQGAVFDNSWLGLVLTSSLFSFMHGPSNVPSFIFYLLGGLLLGFAYKKSQNLWVSTLVHMFYNSWPLLYYL is encoded by the coding sequence ATGGAGTTTTTTGATAAATTTCATGCCTTGTGTTTTGGATTTTTAGTACTAATAATTGTCATTACAGTTCCTTATACGATTAACCATGGGGGTTTTTTTCAAAATGAATCTGCATTGATTCTTGTAAGTCTTCTTGTAACCTCGCTGAGTGTTGCTTATGCTAGAAAGTTTGAAATGATTTCTTTTGGGATGTTAAGCAAGAAACAACTTTTGCTTTTCATTGCAATCTTTCTTCTAAGTGTACTTGAGACGCTGGTTTATATTCATTTCTTCGCTGTTTCTTCTGGCTCAGGGGTCCAACACTTGGCGGAAGTCAGCAGAGGAATTTCCCTGTCTTTGATTTTGACTACCTCAGTTTTTGGCCCCATCCAGGAGGAACTCATTTTCAGAGGACTTCTTCAAGGTGCGGTTTTTGACAATTCTTGGTTAGGGCTTGTGCTAACTTCCTCTCTCTTTTCTTTCATGCATGGACCTTCTAATGTCCCTTCGTTTATTTTTTATCTACTTGGGGGTTTGTTGCTGGGCTTTGCTTATAAAAAGAGTCAAAACCTATGGGTTTCTACTCTAGTCCACATGTTTTACAACAGTTGGCCACTCCTATATTATTTATAA
- a CDS encoding CPBP family intramembrane glutamic endopeptidase — MKKYQLLFKISAVFSYLFFVFGLSQMTLIIQNYWQFSSQIGNFVWIQNFLSLLFSGVMIWILVKTGHGYLFHIPRKKWLWYSILTVLVVVLQISFNVQTAKHVQSTAEGWAVLIGYSGTNFAELGIYITLFFLTPLMEELIYRGLLQHAFFKHSRFGLDLLLPSILFALPHFSSLPSLLDIFIFATSGIIFASLTRYTKSIYPSYAVHVINNIFATLPFLLTFLHRVLG; from the coding sequence ATGAAAAAGTATCAACTTCTATTCAAAATAAGTGCAGTTTTCTCTTACTTATTTTTCGTATTTGGTCTTTCTCAGATGACGCTTATTATTCAAAATTATTGGCAATTTTCTTCCCAGATTGGCAATTTCGTCTGGATTCAAAATTTCTTGAGTTTGCTATTTAGCGGAGTCATGATTTGGATTCTGGTTAAGACAGGTCATGGTTATCTCTTTCACATTCCAAGAAAAAAATGGCTTTGGTATTCGATTTTGACAGTATTAGTGGTAGTGCTCCAGATCTCTTTTAACGTTCAGACAGCTAAACATGTTCAGTCAACTGCTGAAGGTTGGGCTGTATTGATCGGTTATAGTGGGACCAACTTTGCTGAGCTAGGTATCTATATAACTTTGTTCTTTCTGACTCCACTTATGGAAGAGCTAATCTATAGAGGATTACTGCAACACGCCTTTTTTAAGCATTCGAGATTTGGCCTTGATTTGCTTCTTCCGTCAATTTTATTTGCTCTTCCTCATTTTTCAAGCCTGCCTAGTTTGTTAGATATCTTCATCTTTGCAACATCTGGCATCATCTTTGCTAGTTTGACCCGCTATACCAAGAGCATTTATCCTTCCTATGCGGTGCATGTGATCAATAATATTTTCGCAACATTACCATTTTTGCTGACTTTTTTACATAGGGTCTTGGGGTAA
- a CDS encoding PncF family bacteriocin immunity protein: MDFKSFIIGLVVGIFGPYMDDLIRKIFSKSSKKDTDSTL, encoded by the coding sequence ATGGATTTTAAAAGTTTTATTATTGGTTTAGTAGTTGGTATATTTGGTCCTTATATGGATGACTTAATTAGAAAAATATTTTCAAAATCTTCCAAAAAGGATACGGATAGTACTCTCTAA
- the blpO gene encoding bacteriocin-like peptide BlpO → MNTKMMSQFSVMDNEMLACVEGGDIDWGRKISCAAGVAYGAIDGCATTV, encoded by the coding sequence ATGAATACAAAAATGATGTCACAATTTTCTGTTATGGATAATGAAATGCTTGCTTGCGTTGAAGGTGGAGATATTGATTGGGGAAGAAAAATTAGTTGTGCAGCAGGGGTTGCATATGGCGCAATTGATGGGTGTGCAACAACGGTTTGA
- the blpN gene encoding two-peptide bacteriocin subunit BlpN, with amino-acid sequence MNTYCNINETMLSEVYGGNSGGAAVVAALGCAAGGVKYGKILGPWGAAIGGIGGAVVCGYLAYTATS; translated from the coding sequence ATGAATACTTATTGTAATATAAATGAAACAATGCTGAGTGAGGTTTACGGAGGTAATTCCGGAGGAGCAGCTGTAGTTGCTGCTTTAGGTTGTGCAGCGGGTGGAGTGAAATATGGGAAAATTCTAGGACCATGGGGCGCTGCAATAGGAGGAATTGGAGGAGCAGTGGTTTGTGGATATTTAGCCTATACCGCTACATCATAA